In a genomic window of Candidatus Thiothrix sulfatifontis:
- a CDS encoding NAD(P)-binding protein, translating to MATAAHDSKLKGNGLTYRRYKDGDNEWGSMHDSIFVADTSHKCPTYIHKTPPCQGSCPSGEDIRGWLQIVRGIEKPPVGMTMQEYAFRRSTNANPFPSMMGRVCPAPCQTGCNRNDVDDFVGINAVEQYIGDSAIAAGFKFEAPAELSGKKIAIVGGGPAGMAAAYQLRRMGHASTVFEQHPELGGMMRYGIPGYRVPRDKLSAEMQRIIDMGEITIKCNTTVGKDVTVEQLEGDFDAILWTVGCWSGRGLFVDKFAETPNCISAVDYLEAYNKGTMKYTAPRVVCVGGGDTSIDVVSVSRRIGTLANYAENAEDAATGKVIHGDVGAKAPAAVTLTTLFPLDQMTAAEHEVQDALKEGVNILTEVMPTEIVFGADGRAIGLKVVECVMKGNMPQAKEGGKETIIEADLIVAAIGQFGKLDGIEGLNNGRNQINADALYQVPGKPGHFAAGDAVRPHLLTTAIGQASIASETINQYLRAEEFKKRPKVDKHHFDLMEKLHEAGLDPLSYETSRAEDMRGTDGAQYAVHNYDDRSKNVIVPSKDLFLGHFNSVARNLRTEDVPTAEEVLGHFAERMNPLAEADAVSEAKRCMSCGMCFECDNCVIYCPQTAVYRVPKKQATLGRYVATDYSKCIGCHICADVCPTGYIEMGLGE from the coding sequence ATGGCAACCGCAGCTCACGATAGCAAACTTAAAGGTAATGGTCTTACATACCGCCGTTATAAAGACGGTGATAATGAGTGGGGCAGTATGCACGACAGCATTTTTGTCGCCGATACTAGCCACAAATGCCCTACCTACATTCATAAAACGCCACCTTGCCAAGGTAGCTGTCCATCTGGCGAAGATATTCGTGGTTGGTTGCAAATTGTGCGTGGTATTGAAAAGCCACCCGTTGGTATGACCATGCAGGAATACGCTTTCCGCCGCTCTACCAACGCTAACCCATTTCCATCAATGATGGGTCGCGTTTGTCCAGCACCTTGTCAAACGGGTTGTAACCGTAACGATGTTGATGATTTCGTTGGTATTAACGCTGTCGAACAATACATAGGTGACAGTGCAATCGCGGCTGGCTTCAAATTTGAAGCACCCGCAGAATTGAGTGGTAAGAAAATTGCGATCGTCGGGGGCGGCCCCGCTGGTATGGCGGCTGCTTACCAATTGCGTCGTATGGGTCATGCATCCACTGTTTTTGAACAGCACCCTGAACTGGGCGGCATGATGCGCTACGGTATTCCGGGCTACCGCGTGCCACGTGACAAATTGAGCGCAGAGATGCAACGTATCATCGATATGGGTGAAATCACGATTAAGTGCAACACCACTGTTGGTAAAGACGTCACTGTCGAACAGTTGGAAGGCGATTTTGACGCAATTTTGTGGACAGTTGGTTGCTGGAGTGGTCGCGGTTTGTTTGTTGACAAATTTGCCGAAACACCAAACTGCATATCTGCTGTCGACTACCTTGAAGCGTACAACAAAGGCACGATGAAATACACTGCACCCCGCGTAGTGTGTGTCGGCGGTGGTGATACCTCCATCGATGTTGTTTCTGTTTCTCGTCGTATTGGTACTTTGGCTAACTACGCTGAAAACGCTGAAGATGCCGCGACTGGCAAAGTAATTCATGGTGACGTAGGCGCAAAAGCACCTGCTGCTGTTACTTTGACTACTTTGTTTCCTCTCGATCAAATGACTGCTGCGGAGCATGAAGTACAGGATGCTCTGAAAGAGGGTGTTAACATCCTGACAGAAGTGATGCCAACTGAGATTGTTTTTGGAGCGGATGGGCGTGCGATCGGCTTGAAAGTGGTTGAGTGCGTTATGAAAGGTAATATGCCGCAAGCGAAAGAGGGCGGCAAAGAAACCATTATTGAAGCAGATCTTATTGTTGCGGCTATCGGTCAATTCGGTAAATTGGACGGTATTGAAGGTCTCAATAATGGGCGTAATCAAATCAATGCCGATGCACTGTATCAGGTACCGGGCAAACCGGGGCATTTTGCTGCTGGTGATGCAGTACGTCCGCATTTGTTGACCACTGCCATTGGCCAAGCATCAATTGCATCTGAAACGATCAACCAGTATTTGCGTGCTGAAGAGTTTAAAAAGCGTCCAAAAGTTGATAAACATCACTTTGACTTGATGGAAAAGCTACATGAAGCTGGTTTAGACCCGTTGAGTTACGAAACCAGTCGTGCGGAAGATATGCGTGGTACAGATGGTGCGCAATATGCCGTTCACAATTACGACGACCGTTCTAAAAATGTAATCGTGCCTTCTAAAGATTTATTTTTGGGTCATTTCAACAGCGTAGCACGTAATCTGCGCACTGAAGATGTACCAACGGCTGAAGAAGTGTTGGGACATTTTGCGGAACGCATGAATCCACTAGCAGAAGCTGATGCGGTTAGTGAAGCTAAACGTTGCATGAGCTGCGGTATGTGTTTCGAGTGCGACAACTGCGTCATTTATTGCCCGCAAACTGCCGTCTATCGCGTGCCTAAGAAACAAGCGACACTGGGCCGTTATGTTGCCACCGATTATTCCAAATGTATTGGTTGCCATATTTGCGCAGACGTCTGCCCAACTGGGTATATTGAAATGGGTTTGGGTGAATAA